A genomic segment from Saprospiraceae bacterium encodes:
- a CDS encoding tetratricopeptide repeat protein, with protein MNRKYSQAIADLVAAYEATAQSGLAKFFDPQVYHELISYYEEDEQLDRALEVTEQAIAQYQFSAEFYIRKAQLLLEGQQEYLTLEVLNTAIIYAPNSLEITLLRAETLTYLDRTEEAMELLERAKSDQSRSHEEMSNILLAESLIYQHREEYELMYYVLESALKENPKNKEALDRVWLAVELSKQYENSIHLHEWIINEEPYTALAWYNLGHTNAYLGNYDEAIEAYEYTFIIDPKFEYAYRDFADICFEMKKYTKALDAYLEMIEHFEAESETLLRIGQCYKQLGNLDEAWAYFLKALQQDSLNDEVYFHLGTCYAAQGRYKEAAKAFQKAISIEDQQEDYYVALGQTYFFLNQFDEAILHFQNAIDLAPEQTHCWVQYAHFLLKMNKGEEALALMEEAIEQSYDPELVYGQIACLFFLGRHQEARYRLGEALEEDPFAHQTLFEICPALNQDKNIHSLIAVYLG; from the coding sequence ATGAACAGAAAATACAGTCAAGCAATTGCTGATCTGGTTGCAGCGTATGAAGCTACGGCTCAGTCCGGATTGGCTAAATTTTTTGACCCGCAGGTTTACCATGAGCTAATAAGCTATTACGAGGAAGACGAACAGTTAGATCGCGCGCTAGAAGTCACAGAACAAGCTATAGCTCAATACCAGTTTTCTGCGGAATTTTACATTCGAAAGGCTCAACTTCTCCTAGAAGGGCAGCAAGAATATTTGACTTTAGAGGTATTGAACACCGCCATAATATACGCTCCTAATTCCCTCGAAATCACATTATTACGAGCGGAAACGCTTACCTACCTGGATAGGACAGAAGAGGCTATGGAGTTGCTAGAACGCGCCAAATCTGACCAAAGTCGATCTCATGAAGAGATGAGTAATATTCTTTTGGCAGAGTCGCTCATTTATCAGCATAGGGAAGAGTATGAATTGATGTATTACGTCCTGGAATCGGCGCTCAAAGAAAATCCTAAAAATAAAGAGGCTTTAGACCGCGTTTGGTTAGCCGTTGAATTATCCAAACAATACGAAAATAGCATCCATTTGCATGAATGGATCATTAATGAGGAGCCCTATACGGCATTAGCCTGGTATAATCTCGGGCATACGAATGCTTATTTGGGGAATTATGACGAAGCCATTGAAGCTTATGAATATACATTTATAATTGATCCTAAGTTTGAATATGCCTACAGAGATTTCGCGGATATTTGTTTTGAGATGAAAAAATATACGAAGGCCCTCGATGCTTACCTAGAGATGATCGAGCATTTCGAAGCGGAAAGCGAAACGCTTTTGAGAATAGGTCAATGTTATAAACAATTAGGAAACCTGGATGAGGCCTGGGCTTATTTCCTAAAGGCCCTGCAGCAGGATTCTTTAAATGACGAAGTATATTTCCATTTAGGAACCTGCTATGCGGCGCAAGGCAGGTACAAGGAAGCCGCAAAAGCTTTTCAAAAAGCCATAAGTATTGAAGATCAGCAAGAAGATTATTATGTTGCTTTAGGGCAAACTTATTTTTTTCTTAACCAGTTTGACGAAGCCATCCTTCATTTTCAAAATGCGATTGATCTTGCGCCGGAACAAACGCATTGTTGGGTTCAGTATGCCCACTTTCTCTTAAAGATGAATAAAGGAGAGGAAGCATTAGCATTGATGGAGGAAGCCATTGAGCAATCCTATGATCCGGAGTTGGTTTATGGTCAAATTGCTTGTTTGTTTTTCCTAGGCCGACACCAGGAAGCCAGGTATCGCCTTGGGGAAGCCCTGGAAGAAGACCCATTTGCCCATCAAACCTTGTTTGAAATTTGTCCGGCATTAAATCAAGATAAAAACATTCATTCTTTAATAGCCGTCTATCTCGGTTAA
- a CDS encoding sigma-70 family RNA polymerase sigma factor, which produces MQTALADINDELILDLIQDKGQQERGFRLLLEKYQERLYWHIRKMVLEHEDANDVTQNCLVKVFRNIERFEGKSSLYTWLYRIATNEAITFLNKKKKRDTDSIDNSHLMLAAHLKADDYFDGNDIQLALQKAIHQLPEKQKIIFQLRYFEEMNYQDISAVLGTSVGGLKASYHHAVKKIEHTLKGG; this is translated from the coding sequence TTGCAGACAGCCTTAGCAGATATAAATGATGAACTGATCCTAGATCTTATCCAAGATAAGGGCCAGCAGGAACGTGGCTTTAGGCTGTTGCTTGAAAAGTACCAAGAACGCCTGTACTGGCATATTCGAAAAATGGTGTTGGAGCACGAGGATGCTAATGATGTCACCCAAAATTGTTTGGTAAAGGTTTTTCGGAATATTGAACGTTTTGAAGGAAAATCATCTCTTTATACTTGGCTATACCGAATTGCGACCAATGAAGCCATCACCTTTTTGAATAAAAAGAAAAAAAGAGATACGGATTCTATTGATAATAGCCATTTAATGCTGGCCGCACATTTAAAAGCAGATGATTATTTTGATGGTAACGACATCCAACTAGCGCTGCAAAAGGCCATCCACCAACTCCCAGAAAAACAAAAAATCATTTTCCAGTTGAGGTATTTTGAAGAAATGAATTACCAAGACATATCGGCGGTCTTAGGCACTTCTGTGGGTGGGCTAAAAGCGTCTTATCACCATGCCGTAAAAAAAATTGAACATACGTTAAAAGGGGGTTAA
- a CDS encoding ion channel, with amino-acid sequence MKLTDFTNSFRRNGSADDAHENDLGLGDKIMTQGGRLINKDGSFNIIREGQSVWTIYQDLVELPWSRFLGLLTLIYGMVNAGFAFLFWLLGPESLSGMMEKSSLEQFTHAFFFSIQTFTTVGYGSIIPQTLSADLLASFDAFIGLLAFALATGLLFARFAKPKAQIKFSKNAIIAPFGEGKSLQFRIVNLRSNKIINLEAQVTMTWLEEKGTERKRRFQQLPLERSRVNLFPLNWTLVHPIDEKSPLFNKNAKDIKQIETEILVLIQGFDETFSQNVHANSSYTCAEIISEVKFQQMYYEKEGKTILELDKLDDTAAVKSL; translated from the coding sequence ATGAAACTTACTGACTTTACAAATTCTTTTCGCAGAAATGGTTCGGCCGATGATGCACATGAGAATGACCTGGGTCTGGGTGATAAAATAATGACCCAAGGTGGGCGACTCATCAACAAAGATGGCTCCTTTAATATCATCAGAGAAGGCCAATCAGTGTGGACGATCTACCAAGATCTGGTAGAATTGCCCTGGTCTAGATTTTTGGGACTGTTAACCTTAATTTACGGCATGGTCAATGCGGGTTTTGCCTTTTTATTTTGGCTATTAGGTCCCGAATCATTAAGTGGGATGATGGAGAAGTCGTCCTTGGAGCAATTTACGCATGCTTTTTTCTTCAGTATCCAAACATTTACCACCGTTGGCTACGGAAGTATTATTCCACAAACCCTGAGCGCTGATCTGCTGGCGTCCTTTGATGCCTTCATTGGCTTGTTAGCCTTTGCGCTGGCGACGGGGTTATTATTTGCCCGTTTTGCTAAACCTAAGGCGCAGATCAAATTCAGTAAAAATGCCATTATTGCACCTTTTGGGGAAGGTAAAAGTCTTCAATTCCGGATTGTCAATCTTCGCAGCAATAAGATCATTAACCTGGAGGCACAAGTCACCATGACGTGGTTGGAGGAGAAGGGCACGGAAAGGAAACGCCGTTTTCAGCAGTTGCCTTTGGAAAGAAGCAGGGTCAACCTTTTTCCGCTAAACTGGACACTGGTCCATCCTATCGATGAAAAAAGTCCACTGTTCAACAAAAATGCTAAGGATATCAAACAGATAGAAACCGAAATTCTTGTTTTAATTCAGGGTTTTGATGAGACTTTTTCTCAAAATGTGCATGCCAATAGCTCTTATACTTGTGCAGAAATAATATCAGAGGTAAAGTTTCAGCAGATGTATTATGAAAAAGAGGGGAAAACTATCTTAGAATTAGATAAATTGGATGATACTGCGGCTGTAAAATCCTTATAG
- a CDS encoding EamA family transporter — protein sequence MQTTTVPPAFSLKNWLLLLFLSIIWGTSYILIKKAVGVYTPMQVGSLRLSIAALFCFPFVWYQWRKIPWERIKVLLLVGITGTGVPSFLFPLAQTNISSSLAGILNSLTPLFTLIIGMLLFRTNFAWGKTLGVTIGLIGAASLFFFGEKAGFHGSVSYGFLIVFATMCYATSSNLVGFYLRDISSIIISTTSFIMVGIPAMIYLFTTGFTNTLMQHPQAWEALGYIAILAIISTVLASILFFKLIQLTSPVFASMISYIVPIVALLWGLLDNEVISVAHFFGMGLILAGVYLSRKG from the coding sequence TTGCAAACAACAACCGTCCCACCCGCTTTTAGCCTCAAAAACTGGCTATTGCTACTTTTTCTCAGCATCATCTGGGGGACCTCCTATATTTTGATTAAAAAAGCAGTAGGAGTGTATACGCCTATGCAGGTGGGGAGTCTCCGCCTAAGTATTGCGGCACTTTTTTGTTTCCCTTTTGTGTGGTACCAGTGGCGGAAAATACCCTGGGAAAGGATAAAAGTACTGCTATTGGTTGGGATTACCGGTACCGGCGTTCCCTCTTTTCTATTTCCACTGGCACAAACCAATATCAGTAGCTCCCTTGCAGGTATCCTCAATTCTCTTACGCCACTTTTTACCTTGATTATTGGAATGCTTCTTTTTCGGACCAACTTTGCTTGGGGAAAAACACTTGGCGTTACGATTGGTTTAATCGGTGCCGCTAGTTTATTCTTTTTTGGCGAAAAAGCAGGTTTTCATGGCAGTGTTTCTTATGGTTTTCTAATTGTATTTGCTACCATGTGTTATGCCACCAGTTCTAACCTGGTAGGCTTTTATCTCCGGGACATTAGTTCTATCATCATCAGCACGACCTCTTTCATTATGGTCGGAATACCAGCGATGATTTACCTTTTTACAACAGGCTTTACAAATACCTTAATGCAGCACCCACAAGCTTGGGAAGCTTTGGGTTATATCGCTATTCTGGCTATTATCAGCACCGTTCTGGCATCTATCCTTTTCTTCAAATTGATACAACTAACCTCTCCTGTTTTTGCCTCCATGATCAGCTATATTGTGCCCATTGTTGCCTTGCTTTGGGGCCTCTTGGATAATGAGGTCATTAGCGTCGCACATTTTTTTGGCATGGGCCTGATTTTGGCAGGCGTGTATTTGAGTAGGAAGGGGTAA
- a CDS encoding DUF6089 family protein — protein sequence MKHFFTLLFSIGLLMQLSGQKHQWELGLSLGGSNIAGDLIDPDLSTFKETNFAFGLHASKFLSSELALKLNYYNGRLTGKDANFDRLSARGFSFSSPVHEFSGMIAWEPIGSKRYKEEKFHKIVSPYLTGGIGLAYFNPKTIFNSVNSSMAELVAKDQAKDVSTFRLVIPVGAGLKIDLTDQWVLGFEYGLRVTFSDYLDGVSYAGNPHKNDWYGIGGLNLTYRLHQKKTADTGVVDAQ from the coding sequence ATGAAGCATTTTTTTACGCTATTATTCTCTATTGGATTATTAATGCAACTTTCTGGCCAAAAGCACCAATGGGAATTGGGACTATCCTTAGGTGGTTCCAATATTGCTGGCGACCTGATTGATCCAGACTTATCCACATTTAAAGAAACAAATTTTGCTTTTGGTTTGCACGCCAGCAAATTTTTGTCTTCTGAATTAGCGCTCAAGCTAAATTACTATAACGGCAGGCTAACAGGAAAAGATGCTAATTTTGATCGGCTGAGTGCCCGCGGTTTTAGCTTTTCTTCCCCGGTACACGAATTTTCCGGTATGATAGCCTGGGAACCCATTGGCAGTAAGCGATACAAGGAAGAGAAATTTCATAAAATCGTTTCTCCTTACCTGACAGGTGGTATAGGGCTAGCTTATTTTAATCCAAAAACCATATTCAATTCGGTAAATTCTAGCATGGCTGAGTTGGTTGCAAAGGACCAGGCAAAAGACGTCTCTACCTTCAGACTGGTTATTCCGGTAGGCGCTGGTCTAAAAATTGATTTGACGGACCAGTGGGTGTTGGGATTTGAATATGGGTTGCGCGTTACTTTTAGTGATTACTTGGATGGGGTTAGTTATGCGGGTAATCCTCATAAAAATGATTGGTATGGTATTGGCGGGTTGAATTTGACCTACCGCCTACATCAGAAAAAGACGGCGGATACGGGGGTCGTTGATGCCCAATAG
- a CDS encoding DUF6089 family protein — MRIAGYSVFLFCFIPTLLIAQSQIWEGGVYTGGINYTGDLVRTSLPNPKETNTWLGFYLSRHLKENLYLQAHLGTGEISGDDRNYADRKLRSFYFTTQITEVYLNLQWHPFFKTGQKSLPFFSPYGFGGLGLFHLSPKATLNRAKLPDLRDAIAFDQSNLPGKIQPCLPFGAGFEVKLNSKIQLGLEAGFRLTFTDYLDGVSHAGNPEGNDWYGTLGLKFGYKFGKSDLDKDGIVDYKDACPNQPGLATHNGCPDTDGDGIADINDICPNVPGTRQMGGCPDRDNDGIADQDDICPDIAGLIQLRGCPPIDTDGDGIADTDDPCPLHPGPVERLGCPPTDSDEDGLLDEDDKCPGEYGLAIFDGCPDTDGDGIEDAQDKCPTLFGLYSQQGCPLQIRPEDEAAMLNRQMVIFPSGTAEIERYSLLDNILDFLKTYPNYQLLIKGYSDIEGNNTENLQLSTRRARACYDYLRSQGIPSGRMEFKGYGSGYPISENTSEKGRQQNRRVEFQLFR, encoded by the coding sequence ATGAGAATTGCCGGCTATTCGGTTTTTTTATTTTGTTTTATCCCGACTTTACTCATCGCTCAAAGCCAAATATGGGAAGGGGGTGTATATACTGGTGGGATAAATTACACGGGTGACTTGGTCCGGACCAGTCTTCCCAACCCAAAGGAAACGAATACTTGGTTGGGGTTCTATTTGAGTCGGCATTTAAAAGAAAATTTGTATTTACAAGCCCATCTTGGCACCGGCGAGATTTCTGGTGATGATCGCAACTATGCCGATCGAAAATTGCGTAGCTTTTATTTTACTACTCAAATTACGGAAGTATATCTTAACCTTCAATGGCACCCGTTTTTTAAGACGGGGCAAAAAAGCTTACCTTTCTTCTCTCCCTATGGTTTTGGTGGATTAGGCCTTTTTCACCTTTCGCCTAAAGCGACTTTAAATAGAGCAAAACTGCCTGATTTACGAGATGCGATTGCATTTGACCAAAGTAATTTGCCGGGTAAGATTCAACCTTGCCTACCATTTGGTGCTGGCTTTGAAGTTAAACTCAATTCGAAAATACAGCTTGGTCTAGAAGCAGGATTCCGTTTGACCTTTACCGATTACCTGGATGGTGTCAGCCACGCTGGAAACCCGGAAGGTAATGATTGGTATGGCACCTTAGGTCTTAAGTTTGGCTATAAATTCGGAAAAAGCGATCTGGACAAAGATGGGATCGTCGATTATAAAGATGCCTGTCCTAATCAGCCTGGGCTTGCCACGCATAATGGCTGTCCTGATACAGATGGAGACGGAATAGCAGATATCAACGATATTTGTCCTAATGTCCCAGGTACCCGGCAAATGGGAGGATGCCCCGATAGAGACAATGATGGGATTGCCGACCAGGACGATATTTGCCCGGATATTGCAGGACTCATCCAATTGCGAGGGTGTCCGCCCATTGATACCGATGGAGACGGCATTGCCGATACGGATGACCCCTGTCCTTTGCATCCTGGCCCTGTGGAAAGATTAGGCTGCCCTCCTACTGATTCAGATGAAGATGGTCTTTTAGATGAGGATGACAAATGCCCTGGGGAGTACGGTTTAGCGATCTTTGACGGTTGCCCAGATACCGATGGTGATGGTATCGAAGATGCACAAGATAAATGTCCTACGCTTTTTGGCTTATATTCTCAGCAAGGCTGTCCTTTGCAAATTCGACCAGAGGATGAGGCTGCTATGCTGAACCGACAAATGGTGATCTTTCCCTCTGGAACCGCTGAGATTGAACGCTATTCCCTACTGGACAACATTCTGGATTTCTTGAAGACCTATCCCAATTATCAGCTTTTAATTAAAGGGTATTCTGATATAGAAGGGAATAATACGGAGAACCTGCAATTATCTACCCGAAGGGCTAGGGCTTGTTATGATTATTTGCGAAGTCAAGGCATTCCATCAGGTAGAATGGAATTTAAGGGATACGGCTCCGGCTACCCTATCTCCGAAAATACGAGCGAAAAAGGTCGTCAACAAAATCGACGCGTAGAATTTCAGTTGTTTAGGTAA
- a CDS encoding TolC family protein, giving the protein MMRKNYIVLLLAFCFHTASQAQELLSLSEALAKGLENNYQIKIAEKSIEQAQTLDDWAVAGRYPTINFTINSSNNYRNTNNPASFLIRQDAVTTLLTPGVELNWVLFDGYRVRLSKQQLSEQVRFNEANLQVAVENTLQQIILAYYATLIQQEQLKVLDEILKLSRDRIDYEKLRQEFGQSGTFELLQSQDAYLNDSISYINQLNNFQNAVRNLKLSMGEDDLSKTYQLTDVLLFDAPDYDLATLRERMLANNKNLKRLFVNRELSNLNTKIQESTLKPRLSLRSGLTYDINYSAGTQTFRSFAPGQPPSSDPIPQVAAKTLTGFANLTGTYTLFDGNLRKRNIEAASIQEMIAQLDIEDAKRQLNAQLENTLATYNTQKNLVKVADELVNNARQNIAISAERFRGGLINSFDYRIIQLNFINASQSKLNAVFNLKSTETNLIQLIGGLTK; this is encoded by the coding sequence ATGATGAGAAAAAATTACATCGTCCTTTTGCTGGCCTTTTGTTTTCATACTGCTAGCCAAGCCCAGGAGTTACTGAGTTTATCCGAGGCTTTAGCAAAAGGGCTGGAGAACAATTATCAAATCAAAATTGCTGAAAAATCAATTGAACAAGCACAAACCCTGGATGATTGGGCAGTTGCTGGCCGATATCCCACTATCAATTTTACTATCAACTCAAGCAATAACTATCGGAATACCAATAACCCAGCTAGCTTTTTGATCCGGCAAGATGCCGTGACAACCTTATTAACTCCCGGCGTAGAATTGAATTGGGTATTGTTTGATGGTTATAGGGTTCGGCTGAGCAAACAACAATTATCAGAGCAAGTCCGATTCAATGAGGCCAATCTTCAAGTTGCTGTTGAGAATACCCTTCAACAGATCATTTTGGCTTATTACGCCACACTCATTCAACAAGAACAGCTAAAGGTTTTAGATGAAATCTTAAAGCTTTCGCGTGATCGCATCGATTACGAGAAACTGAGACAGGAATTTGGTCAGTCAGGAACCTTTGAATTACTTCAAAGTCAGGATGCCTATTTAAATGATTCTATCAGTTATATCAACCAGCTCAATAATTTCCAGAATGCTGTCCGCAACCTGAAGTTGTCTATGGGTGAAGATGATTTAAGCAAAACTTATCAACTCACGGATGTACTCCTTTTTGATGCTCCAGATTATGATTTGGCTACCCTCCGTGAAAGAATGCTGGCCAATAACAAAAATTTAAAACGCTTATTCGTCAATCGCGAATTAAGCAACCTCAATACTAAAATTCAGGAATCAACGCTCAAACCAAGATTGAGCCTTCGCTCTGGTCTTACCTATGATATTAATTACAGCGCCGGTACGCAAACATTCAGAAGCTTTGCACCTGGGCAACCGCCTTCATCTGACCCTATTCCCCAGGTGGCGGCAAAAACCCTGACCGGATTTGCCAATTTAACGGGTACTTACACGCTCTTTGATGGCAACCTTAGAAAGCGAAATATCGAAGCAGCCAGCATTCAGGAAATGATCGCCCAGCTCGATATTGAGGATGCCAAACGCCAACTCAATGCTCAACTGGAGAACACCCTTGCCACCTATAATACCCAAAAAAATTTAGTAAAAGTGGCCGACGAGCTGGTTAATAATGCCCGACAAAACATAGCGATTTCAGCAGAGCGATTTCGCGGTGGTTTAATCAATTCGTTTGATTATCGCATTATTCAATTGAACTTCATCAACGCCAGTCAATCTAAACTAAATGCCGTTTTCAACTTAAAAAGTACAGAAACCAACCTCATTCAGTTGATCGGGGGGTTAACTAAATAA
- a CDS encoding GtrA family protein translates to MSSFLEHKFIQLFLLKAKYATTSAIATLLEYLVFGFLKYRGFTGTYAHILSYACGMVFNFMLQKLFIFDLKRSVSSAFLLAMMVSFGGMALSTGIFVGLTKFDWFFENDYVAKLIATGIVFFYNFYLKRFVFEKKFI, encoded by the coding sequence ATGAGCAGTTTCTTGGAGCATAAATTTATTCAGCTTTTTCTGTTAAAAGCTAAATATGCTACAACCAGTGCAATAGCTACGCTCCTCGAATACCTTGTATTCGGCTTCCTGAAATATAGAGGTTTTACGGGAACCTATGCTCATATCCTTTCGTATGCATGTGGAATGGTCTTCAACTTTATGCTCCAAAAGCTGTTTATTTTCGATTTAAAAAGATCGGTAAGCAGTGCATTTCTATTGGCTATGATGGTTTCATTTGGTGGCATGGCCCTTAGCACAGGCATATTTGTAGGGCTCACCAAATTTGACTGGTTTTTTGAAAATGATTACGTAGCCAAACTAATCGCAACCGGAATCGTTTTCTTTTATAATTTTTACCTTAAACGCTTTGTCTTCGAAAAGAAGTTTATTTAA
- a CDS encoding 5'(3')-deoxyribonucleotidase: protein MKKRIALDMDEVIADIEPKFIDVYEREFGKRLTKEELWGKKIYHLDEAKYIRTFLFDKGFFRDLEVMPGSQDGIKELMETYDIFITTAAMEFRNCLEDKYDWLQDHFPGISWKNIVFCGDKSIINADYMIDDHANNLRSFRGKGLLYTASHNIKEEEFTRVNNWKEIRDFFRAELAKK, encoded by the coding sequence ATGAAAAAGCGAATTGCTTTGGACATGGATGAAGTCATTGCCGATATCGAACCGAAGTTCATTGATGTATATGAACGTGAATTTGGAAAACGCCTAACAAAGGAGGAGTTATGGGGCAAAAAAATCTACCACCTTGACGAGGCGAAGTACATCCGGACCTTTCTTTTTGATAAAGGTTTTTTCCGAGACCTGGAGGTGATGCCTGGGAGCCAGGATGGCATAAAGGAGTTAATGGAAACGTATGATATTTTCATCACCACTGCTGCCATGGAATTTCGCAATTGCCTGGAAGACAAATATGACTGGCTGCAAGATCATTTCCCAGGCATATCATGGAAAAACATCGTTTTCTGTGGCGATAAAAGCATTATTAATGCCGATTATATGATTGATGACCATGCGAACAACCTTCGGAGTTTTCGAGGCAAGGGCTTGTTGTATACGGCTTCGCATAATATCAAGGAGGAGGAGTTTACTCGGGTAAATAATTGGAAGGAGATTCGGGATTTTTTCAGGGCTGAGCTTGCAAAAAAATAA
- a CDS encoding muconolactone Delta-isomerase family protein, with amino-acid sequence MRKAFMIEFDLPALFTEEFMALIPKQRYVINELMDRGDIRSYSLALDRSKLWMIAVAKSEFELMEMIEQLPLSMYMSPAISELMFHNTASMVLQFSLN; translated from the coding sequence ATGAGAAAAGCATTTATGATCGAATTTGATTTGCCAGCCTTGTTCACGGAGGAATTCATGGCATTGATTCCCAAACAACGATATGTTATCAATGAGTTGATGGATCGAGGAGATATTCGGTCTTACTCTCTGGCCTTGGATCGTTCTAAGTTGTGGATGATTGCGGTAGCAAAATCTGAATTCGAATTAATGGAAATGATCGAGCAGCTTCCCCTCTCTATGTATATGAGTCCCGCCATTTCTGAATTGATGTTCCACAACACAGCTAGTATGGTCTTACAATTTTCACTTAACTAA
- a CDS encoding SPOR domain-containing protein, whose product MRKSLPILALLLCFSLLGYAQSFYTVHVGTFVNAKSNDFDPIRKLGFVYAYPMDGDLTQVFLGGYDDKATAQKAANQLKLLDYNAYVMERDLKQGRTVTIIQIATRNLNQPIEWTSFEPFGQLYAIVGEDKLKIATGIFSNIDEAKTQLAAIKKAGYKDAFVKKVNEVLLVKLSSFETQLKKPLIPLAIKEGTVNNNPVQTAKSSSIPTTIPRTYSNVPTTYNKEDIGIRSPVANLTPKGGQSSLPEIRAKVKRGSVLELQKVLKLEKAYNSSLDGYYGKGTSMAYEKAKQRNAQFQKYSVLSNYFSSEKEQTGDVLQLSVNNLLADPAAVAVLERSSDPVAKAYRAYLMFRRLGPSSEVNGLMNTAIRGAYEGKRLGNQPPFDYRATYAYEDLNQLILHIHFIHAAPDNQYGAPCWLAEAHPRETAAAHTAFANYAAGTLKLEACDQFLTWEEIRTMEAIATDLDGRKTTDEALLSAATSRRAQLFMAPLPLDAASVSALENWNRSLWEGLNKWGASDPLHKDLVTALKISYFQSQVRLEDYFMDQGFSVNDAKGLALATLESLVGYHLERFI is encoded by the coding sequence ATGAGAAAATCACTCCCAATTCTTGCTTTATTACTTTGTTTTTCCTTGCTGGGATACGCCCAATCCTTTTATACGGTCCACGTTGGTACTTTCGTCAATGCCAAATCGAACGACTTTGATCCTATTCGAAAATTGGGCTTTGTTTATGCTTATCCAATGGATGGTGACCTGACACAAGTCTTCCTTGGAGGATACGATGACAAGGCAACCGCCCAGAAAGCCGCTAACCAACTGAAACTCCTGGATTACAATGCCTACGTGATGGAACGCGATTTGAAACAAGGCCGTACAGTTACCATCATCCAAATTGCAACACGTAATTTAAATCAACCCATTGAATGGACTTCTTTTGAACCATTTGGACAACTATATGCCATCGTAGGCGAGGACAAGCTTAAGATCGCAACGGGCATTTTTAGTAACATCGATGAGGCTAAGACTCAGTTAGCAGCTATTAAGAAAGCAGGCTATAAAGATGCTTTTGTGAAAAAAGTAAATGAGGTGCTTTTGGTTAAACTTTCTTCCTTTGAAACTCAACTGAAGAAGCCTTTGATACCTCTGGCTATCAAGGAAGGAACCGTTAATAATAATCCGGTGCAAACAGCTAAATCCTCATCGATTCCGACAACCATTCCTCGCACTTATTCCAATGTTCCTACGACATATAATAAAGAGGATATCGGTATCCGTTCCCCTGTAGCAAATCTAACACCTAAAGGGGGGCAATCCAGTTTGCCTGAGATTAGAGCTAAAGTGAAAAGGGGATCTGTTTTGGAATTACAGAAAGTGCTTAAACTCGAAAAGGCCTATAATAGTAGCCTTGATGGGTATTATGGCAAAGGTACCTCCATGGCCTATGAAAAAGCCAAACAACGCAATGCGCAATTTCAAAAATACAGCGTATTGTCTAATTATTTTTCCTCGGAAAAAGAGCAGACGGGTGATGTTCTGCAGTTGTCGGTCAATAATTTGTTAGCCGACCCAGCGGCCGTAGCGGTATTGGAACGGTCTAGTGACCCTGTAGCTAAAGCATATAGAGCTTACTTGATGTTTCGCCGTTTAGGCCCTAGCAGCGAGGTGAATGGCCTGATGAATACGGCTATTCGTGGCGCCTATGAAGGGAAAAGATTGGGCAATCAACCTCCCTTTGATTACCGGGCAACTTATGCATATGAAGATTTAAATCAATTAATCCTCCATATCCATTTCATCCATGCCGCACCCGATAATCAATACGGCGCTCCCTGCTGGTTAGCGGAGGCGCATCCAAGAGAAACCGCAGCAGCTCATACTGCTTTTGCCAACTACGCAGCAGGAACACTCAAACTCGAAGCTTGCGATCAATTTCTCACTTGGGAGGAAATCAGGACGATGGAAGCGATCGCAACGGACCTGGACGGCAGAAAAACAACGGATGAAGCGCTCCTTTCCGCAGCTACCTCCAGGAGAGCCCAACTTTTTATGGCCCCCTTGCCGCTAGATGCAGCCTCCGTTTCAGCCTTAGAAAATTGGAATCGCAGCTTATGGGAAGGACTCAATAAATGGGGCGCTAGTGATCCATTACATAAAGACCTAGTAACCGCACTGAAGATCAGTTATTTTCAATCTCAGGTTCGCCTGGAAGATTATTTTATGGATCAAGGCTTTTCCGTCAATGATGCCAAAGGTTTAGCCTTAGCTACCCTGGAGAGCCTAGTGGGATACCACCTCGAGCGATTCATTTAG